AGTTCATTTGCGTATAGATACCGCGGCTTTGAGCGTATTTTAATAAAGGTTTAACAACATTGCGAATAGATTTTTTTGAAAACATAGGTTCCCCGCCTGTAATAGATAATGTGCGTAAATGAGGAATTTCATCTAATCTACGATAAATCAAGTCCATCGGCAAAGGCTCAGGGTCTCTTGTTTGTAATGTATAACCTACAGCGCAGTGGCTGCAGCGCATATTGCACAAATTTGTAGTCGTAAATTCAATATTACTTAATTGAAGATCTCCAAATTCTTCTACATCGTTATAAGCTTCCCATGGATCGTTCAATATTGAAATAGGTTGCTTGATGCGAGTTGAATAATCAATCATCAGTTTGCCTTCTTTCTATTTTCATTCTGTTTATCATTATACTTTTCGAATGGCGAAGTTGAAAAGGGGTAAGTGAACATTGTAGGAACCTATTCTTTAAATGACACAGATATTTCATATGTACAGTTAATTTCAACTCTGCTACATTATTAATAGTTTAACGGTGTTTGTCAAATTCATGTTAGAATGTTGTTATATTTTAAAAAGGAGCGTCTCAATAATGAAAATGAGCGAAAAAGAATTAATTTCCCACGTCCAAACAAGATTATCGGAGTTTGTAGATGAAATCAATCATGTAGACCCTGACAAAGTAAGCGTTGAAGATGTGGATGAGTGGATTGGTTTATTAGACCAATTAGAGGAAAAAGTGAAAACTGTTCAACATGAAAAATAATTCCGATAAATAAGATATGTTTAAATTCACCGGCTTTAGTCTATATAATAACTATCAATCGATTATTAAGAATTTGAATTTAGATTTATAAACTAAATTTCAATCAATAGAAAGGTGATTATATTTTATGACTAAACCAGTAGCAATTATTTTAGCTAATGATTTTGAAGATATTGAATTAACTAGCCCTAAAGAGGCAATTGAAGAAGCAGGTTATAAAACTGTCATTATCGGTCATGAAGCAGGTGAAGAACTTGTAGGTAAACATGGTACTAAAGCTAAAGTAGGCGTAGGTATCGGTTCAGCTGAACCTTCTGAATACTCAGGTTTACTCATTCCAGGCGGTTTCTCACCAGATCACTTACGTGGCGATGTAGATGGCCGTTATGGCACTTTCGCCAAATCATTTATGAAAGATAATAAACCTATCTTCGCTATCTGCCATGGTCCACAAGTATTAATTGATACTGATGACTTAAATGGCCGTACATTAACTGCAGTATTAAATGTACGTAAAGATTTATCGAATGCTGGAGCACATGTTAAAGATGAATCAGTAGTAGTGGATGGTAATCTTGTAACAAGCCGTACTCCAGACGACTTGGATGATTTCAATCATGCTATCGTTGAATTGTTAAATAAAGAATATAAATAAAGTTCACATTTAGTGCAGAAGGGCTGAGACTTCAAATGAGGTCTCAGTCTTTTTTTATTGCAGCTCTGCTTTCTTACTTAGTTAGGCGTAAGCTAATATACTCCTTGAGACTGATTTTTACTTTATTTAATATATTCTTATTTTAAGAATGCAGATTCTCACTTATAATATGTATGAAGTAAAAAATTACGATTGAGGAGAATGTGTGTCAATATGAAAAGAAGCGAAAGGCTATCTAGAGAGTCGAAAACTGCTAGATCAAACACACAGAATACACCACATTATAATACGTATTATCAACCTGTAGGCGCTCCACCGAAAAAACGTAGAGGCAAAGGAATATTTTTTAAAATTGTAATAGGTCTTATTATTATTGCCGCGCTCTTTTTCGGACTCATGTATGCATTATCATCAAAAGCGAATGTAGATGATTTGAATACGATTAAAGATAAATCTACCTATGTACCTGTGTCTGACATGCCTTCTTATACCAAAGGTGCTTTTATCTCTATGGAAGATGAACGTTTTTATGATCATGGCGCTTTTGATGTTAAAGGTATTTTCAGAGCATTATTTTCAACTTTAAGTGACCATAATGTTCAAGGAGGAAGTACGATTAGTCAGCAGGTGGTTAAGAATTATTATTACGACAACGAAAAAAGTTTTACTCGGAAGATTAAAGAAATTATTGTTGCTAGCCGAATGGAGCGTCAGTATTCAAAGAATGACATATTAAGTTTCTATATTAACAATATCTATTACGGTGATAATCAATATACTATTGAAGGTGCTGCAAACCATTATTTTGGTACGACTACGGTTAAAAACAGTCAGAACATGCCGACCATAACGGTATTACAAAGTGCTATTTTAGCTAGTAAGATTAACGCGCCAAGTGTGTATGATGTCAATGATATGTCGCAGAATTATGTAAATCGTGTGAAGATAAATTTGGAAAAAATGAAACAACAAGGCTATATTGATGAAAGTCAATATAAAACGGCACTTGCGCAATTAGGCGTATAAAGCCAAGTAAATAAGTGAACTTAAAAGCGCTAGACTTAAGGGGTTGGGACATTAAGTTGTTTCAACCCTTACTTTCTGCAGAAAAATGCTCTCATTACAGCTTTTTCTATTTTTAATATTCCGTGTTTCTATATCTCAACATTCTCTGCAATTCTATAAAGTATAACGCTATAAAAGTCAGCAAATTTGTTTTACAATAAGTAGCGAATAGAATTTATTGAAATCAAAGCGAGTTGAAATTATGCCTAAAGTAACTAAAATTGAAGTTCAAAAAAAGAATAAAGAAAGATTTAATTTATACCTGGATGAAGCGTTTGAAATGGGTATTGATATGGATACTTTAGTTCATTTCAATTTAAAAAAAGGGGACGTACTGACGCCGGCTGATATGGCAGAAGTACAAAAGTATGAACATTTCAGATTCGGACTTCATTTAGCTATTCAATACTTATCTTATCGTAAAAGAACAGAAAAAGAAGTCGTTCAACATTTACAGAAACATGAAATCAGTGAAACAGCCATTGCAGAGGTCATTGAGTATTGCAATCGTGAAGGCTATATTGATCATGATGATTATGCAGAAAGTTTAAAGAATACCATGATACGTACTACCGACAAGGGACCTGAAATTTATCGACAAAAACTGATTAAAGCAGGTATTGAGAAAGATTTAGCAGAGCACTATACTGCTAAATACGAAGCAGAACAACCTTTAGAAGATATAGTGACACTGGCTGATAAATTAATGAATCAGAAAAAAGGGCCGCTTAAGAAAAGAAGTGAGAAGGTCAAACAGTCACTTTTACAAAAAGGGTATTCATTTGAAGTTATTAACGAAGCAATGCAAGATCTTGATTTTGAACCTGATTCAGAAGAGGTTGACATGTTGCTTCAACGAGAACTCGAGAAAGTGTATCGTAAGTATGAACGTAAATACGAAGGCAAACAGTTAGAAATGAAAACGATTGAAGCATTAATTCGTAAAGGGTATGAATATGATACAATTAAGGATAAACTGACAGAAAGTGGGATAGGCGATGAGTGAGAAAAGTTTAAGCAAGATGGAGAAAAGCGAAATACTAGATGAAATACAAAAATACAAAGAAAAAAT
Above is a genomic segment from Staphylococcus piscifermentans containing:
- a CDS encoding SE1561 family protein, with the translated sequence MSEKELISHVQTRLSEFVDEINHVDPDKVSVEDVDEWIGLLDQLEEKVKTVQHEK
- a CDS encoding type 1 glutamine amidotransferase domain-containing protein produces the protein MTKPVAIILANDFEDIELTSPKEAIEEAGYKTVIIGHEAGEELVGKHGTKAKVGVGIGSAEPSEYSGLLIPGGFSPDHLRGDVDGRYGTFAKSFMKDNKPIFAICHGPQVLIDTDDLNGRTLTAVLNVRKDLSNAGAHVKDESVVVDGNLVTSRTPDDLDDFNHAIVELLNKEYK
- the sgtB gene encoding monofunctional peptidoglycan glycosyltransferase SgtB, with amino-acid sequence MKRSERLSRESKTARSNTQNTPHYNTYYQPVGAPPKKRRGKGIFFKIVIGLIIIAALFFGLMYALSSKANVDDLNTIKDKSTYVPVSDMPSYTKGAFISMEDERFYDHGAFDVKGIFRALFSTLSDHNVQGGSTISQQVVKNYYYDNEKSFTRKIKEIIVASRMERQYSKNDILSFYINNIYYGDNQYTIEGAANHYFGTTTVKNSQNMPTITVLQSAILASKINAPSVYDVNDMSQNYVNRVKINLEKMKQQGYIDESQYKTALAQLGV
- the recX gene encoding recombination regulator RecX — its product is MPKVTKIEVQKKNKERFNLYLDEAFEMGIDMDTLVHFNLKKGDVLTPADMAEVQKYEHFRFGLHLAIQYLSYRKRTEKEVVQHLQKHEISETAIAEVIEYCNREGYIDHDDYAESLKNTMIRTTDKGPEIYRQKLIKAGIEKDLAEHYTAKYEAEQPLEDIVTLADKLMNQKKGPLKKRSEKVKQSLLQKGYSFEVINEAMQDLDFEPDSEEVDMLLQRELEKVYRKYERKYEGKQLEMKTIEALIRKGYEYDTIKDKLTESGIGDE